Proteins encoded in a region of the Marinobacter arenosus genome:
- a CDS encoding amino acid ABC transporter permease, protein MGALDVDYMLGLVPVLLGYLPLTLQLASLGMVLALILACLFAVIRVLRIPVLNPFTIVFISFFRGTPLLVQLFLFYYGLPQLFSALTVIDGITATIMGLTMHFSAYMAESIRAAIVGVDRSQTEAALSIGMTNSQLMRRIILPQATRVALPTLMNYFIDMIKATSLAFTLGVTELMGATQKEASGSFLYFEAFIVAAVMYWIVVEMLSWLQGNLETRLNKAYSR, encoded by the coding sequence ATGGGCGCGCTTGACGTCGACTACATGCTGGGGCTGGTCCCCGTATTACTGGGGTACCTGCCCCTGACCCTGCAGCTGGCGTCTCTGGGCATGGTCCTGGCGCTGATCCTGGCGTGCCTGTTTGCGGTCATCCGGGTACTGCGGATTCCCGTGCTGAATCCGTTCACCATCGTGTTCATTTCGTTTTTCCGGGGCACGCCGCTGCTGGTCCAGCTGTTCCTGTTCTACTACGGGCTGCCCCAGCTGTTCAGTGCGCTGACCGTGATCGACGGCATCACCGCCACCATCATGGGCCTGACCATGCACTTCTCGGCGTACATGGCCGAATCCATTCGCGCCGCCATTGTCGGCGTCGATCGCAGCCAGACCGAAGCGGCCCTGTCGATCGGCATGACCAACAGCCAGCTGATGCGGCGAATCATTTTGCCCCAGGCCACGCGGGTGGCCCTGCCCACCCTGATGAACTACTTCATCGACATGATCAAGGCAACCTCGCTGGCTTTCACCCTCGGCGTTACCGAGCTGATGGGGGCCACCCAGAAAGAGGCCTCCGGCAGCTTCCTCTACTTCGAGGCGTTCATAGTCGCGGCGGTCATGTACTGGATCGTGGTCGAGATGCTGTCCTGGCTGCAGGGCAACCTGGAAACCCGACTGAACAAGGCCTACAGCCGATGA
- a CDS encoding TVP38/TMEM64 family protein yields MNRSHWVFRLSFLAIVALVMAATWLVLRQLGMPASLSPAAISDWLNQQGMSGPLLLMLMMILGVVVGPIPTLPISAASGLAFGMFEGTAIAVAGALMGAMIAFYLARVLGREVVQRKLEDNPVFSVNGSQRFLFIAVLLTRLIPLFSFALISYAAGVTAIRAWRFALASVVGMLPMTFVFAGLGHSFELNPLLTVVAAVVILVIMSTLPWYLSRRPHSRIARWLHLSA; encoded by the coding sequence ATGAATCGTTCACACTGGGTATTTCGTCTCTCCTTTCTGGCCATTGTCGCGCTGGTGATGGCGGCTACCTGGCTGGTACTTCGCCAACTGGGGATGCCGGCCAGTCTGTCGCCCGCCGCCATCTCCGACTGGCTCAACCAGCAAGGCATGTCCGGGCCGCTGTTGCTGATGCTGATGATGATCCTCGGGGTGGTTGTCGGGCCGATTCCAACCTTGCCGATCAGTGCGGCCTCGGGCCTTGCCTTTGGCATGTTCGAGGGCACGGCGATTGCCGTGGCAGGCGCTCTGATGGGTGCTATGATCGCCTTCTACCTGGCCCGGGTGCTCGGCCGCGAGGTGGTCCAGCGCAAGCTTGAGGACAATCCGGTGTTCTCCGTGAACGGTTCCCAGCGGTTTCTGTTCATTGCGGTACTGCTCACCCGGTTAATCCCGCTGTTCTCATTTGCCCTGATCAGCTACGCCGCGGGGGTCACGGCAATTCGGGCGTGGCGATTCGCCCTGGCCTCAGTGGTCGGTATGTTACCGATGACCTTTGTCTTCGCCGGGCTCGGGCACAGCTTTGAACTCAATCCGCTGCTGACCGTTGTGGCCGCCGTGGTGATCCTGGTAATCATGAGCACCCTGCCCTGGTACCTGAGTCGCAGGCCCCATTCCCGCATTGCACGTTGGCTGCATCTTAGCGCCTGA
- a CDS encoding amino acid ABC transporter ATP-binding protein gives MIELKGLRKQFGEAVVLDGIDLTIEKGEIVVVIGPSGTGKSTLLRCVNFLEQPTAGEITVGDLTVDVNRARKADILELRRQTAFVFQNYALFANKTALENIAERLLVVDRWPKAKAHERAREILRRIGLEDKADAYPASMSGGQQQRVGIGRAMAAGAEVILFDEPTSSLDPEWVDEVLSLMKQLARERQTMLLVTHEMSFARDVADRVIFIDGGRIVEQGPPSEIFYHPKDPRTRDFLQKILATHQA, from the coding sequence ATGATTGAACTCAAGGGACTGCGCAAGCAGTTTGGCGAGGCCGTGGTCCTCGACGGCATTGACCTCACCATCGAAAAAGGCGAGATCGTGGTTGTTATCGGGCCATCCGGCACCGGTAAGTCCACGCTGCTCCGTTGCGTGAACTTTCTCGAGCAGCCCACCGCCGGCGAGATCACCGTGGGCGACCTGACGGTGGATGTGAACCGGGCCCGTAAAGCCGACATTCTGGAATTGCGCCGGCAGACCGCCTTTGTCTTCCAGAACTACGCCCTGTTTGCCAACAAGACGGCGCTGGAGAACATTGCCGAGCGACTGCTGGTCGTGGATCGCTGGCCGAAGGCCAAGGCCCATGAACGGGCCCGGGAAATCCTCCGGCGCATTGGCCTCGAAGACAAGGCCGATGCCTACCCGGCGTCCATGTCCGGCGGTCAGCAACAGCGTGTGGGCATTGGCCGGGCCATGGCCGCCGGTGCCGAAGTGATCCTGTTTGACGAACCCACCTCCTCACTCGATCCGGAATGGGTGGACGAAGTGCTGTCGCTGATGAAACAGCTGGCCAGGGAACGTCAGACCATGTTGCTGGTCACTCACGAAATGTCCTTCGCCCGGGATGTGGCCGACCGGGTCATCTTTATCGATGGCGGCCGGATCGTGGAGCAGGGGCCGCCGAGCGAAATCTTCTACCACCCGAAGGACCCCCGCACCCGGGATTTCCTGCAGAAAATCCTGGCCACCCACCAGGCCTGA
- a CDS encoding UDP-2,3-diacylglucosamine diphosphatase, which yields MRYYRSVFISDVHLGTADCQAAYLLDFLNSVHCETLYLVGDIIDLIAMQKRVHLPPEHHAIVQRLMDIAAGDTRVVYIPGNHDEFFRKFCGQTVAGIELKTKVVHSTADGRRFMVCHGDQFDQVVRCSPLMLLVGDRAHGILLRFNRWFNAWRRLRGKPYWSLAAWVKSRIGKARTFIRRFELAALTVAEKGHYDGFIGGHIHSAGFLRSEDGLYCNDGDWVEHCTALVEQASGRLELLHWSEAPMILTSEPDAPHPDVTGNARPTLDPVPAAFVEQANSLVS from the coding sequence TTTCCGATGTGCACCTGGGCACCGCCGACTGTCAGGCAGCCTACCTGCTCGACTTCCTCAACAGTGTGCACTGTGAAACCCTTTACCTGGTTGGCGATATCATCGATCTGATTGCCATGCAGAAGCGGGTCCACCTGCCTCCCGAGCACCATGCCATCGTCCAGCGACTGATGGATATCGCCGCTGGCGACACCCGGGTTGTCTACATTCCCGGCAATCACGATGAGTTCTTCCGCAAATTCTGTGGCCAGACCGTGGCCGGGATCGAACTCAAGACCAAGGTTGTGCACAGCACGGCAGACGGCCGCCGGTTCATGGTCTGCCACGGCGACCAGTTTGACCAGGTGGTTCGGTGCAGCCCCCTGATGCTGCTGGTGGGCGATCGCGCCCACGGCATACTGCTTCGCTTCAATCGCTGGTTCAACGCCTGGCGCCGACTCCGGGGCAAGCCCTACTGGTCCCTGGCGGCCTGGGTGAAGAGCCGCATCGGAAAGGCGCGCACCTTCATCCGCCGGTTCGAACTTGCGGCGCTGACCGTGGCGGAAAAAGGCCACTACGATGGCTTCATCGGTGGGCACATCCACTCGGCGGGCTTCCTGCGAAGCGAGGACGGCCTTTACTGCAACGACGGGGACTGGGTGGAGCACTGCACCGCGCTGGTGGAGCAGGCATCCGGACGGCTGGAGCTACTGCACTGGTCGGAGGCACCGATGATTCTGACTTCGGAGCCGGATGCGCCGCACCCGGATGTGACTGGGAACGCGCGACCGACGCTTGACCCGGTGCCGGCCGCTTTCGTGGAACAGGCCAATAGCCTGGTCAGTTAA